The genome window ACAAGCCCTCCATGGGCACGCTCTGCTCGCCTCCGCGGAACTCCTTGGGGAGGGCCTCGATGGCGTCCATGGTGGCGTCGGAGTCGACGGTCCTGCCGAACACGGAGTAGCTGGGGCCGAGCGGGTAATCCTCGAACATGATGAAGAACTGGCTACCGGCACTGCCCGGCGCCCCGCTGTTCGCCATTGCCAGTGTTCCCTTCGGGTAGGGAGACACGGCAGACGCCAGCTCATCGGGCAGCAGGTAGCCGGGGTTGCCGGTTCCGGTCGCCGTCGGGTCGCCGCCCTGCAGCATGAATCCTTCGACGATGCGATGGAAAGCCTGTCCTGTGAAATAGCCCTGACGGGCCAGGAACACGAACGAGTTGACGGTCTCGGGCGCGGCTGCCGGATCGAGCTCCAGAACGATGTCACCGCACGACGTGACGATGGTCGCGACTACCCGATCGGAGGGATCTATGCCTTGATCCTCCGGGGCGTCGAAGGTCATCGGCTCGACCGGATCGGGCAAAGTCCCGCCGCAGGCGACCGGCAGCGTCCGGTAGTCGTCGTAACCCGACGGTATCTGCACGTCGGGGCCGGCGGCTGCCGTGGTAGCGGTGGTACTCGTCGAAGTCGAGTCGGTCGTGCTCGTCGAGGCCGGGATGGTTGTACTCGTCGAGGTATCAGCGGTCGCGTCGTCGTTTCCGCTCAGCAGCGAGTTGACACCGAGGACTATGACGACGATCACGAACAATATGACGACTTGAGTGATCCGGCGGCGCAGTGCTTTGGCTCGAGCTGCTTTGCGCTCTGCTTCGAGACGCTTCTGGCGGTTCACTTTTTGTCGTTCGCGTTTTTCGTGGCTCACGGGCGGGAACTATAGGCGCGTCTGAAGAGGTTTCCGCCACCGTTACACTCGTTCTTCGACATTAATCAGGAGTGGCCGGATGGCCTTGATCGTTCAGAAGTACGGCGGCACCTCGGTGGCCGATGCAAGCCGCCTCAAACAAGTTGCACATCGGATCGCCGCCACCCGCCGCGCAGGCAACCAGGTGATCGTGGTGGTCTCCGCGATGGGTTCGACCACCGACGACCTGATTGCGCTGGCCGATCAGGTGAACACCAGTCCGCCGGCCCGCGAGATGGACATGCTGCTCACCGCCGGTGAGCGCATCTCCATGGCCTTGCTGGCCATGGCCATCCATGCCGAAGGTCTCGAAGCCGTGAGCTTCACCGGTTCCCAGGCCGGCATCCTGACCAGCGAAGCACACGGCGAAGCCAAGATCGAGGAGATTCGCGGATTCCGAGTCCAGGAGTCACTCGATGAGGGCAAGGTCGTCATCGTCGCCGGTTTCCAGGGGGTGTCGCCCCGAACCAAGGAGATCACAACACTCGGACGGGGAGGCTCGGATGCCTCGGCAGTTGCTCTGGCGGCTGCTTTCGGGGCGGACGTTTGTGAGATCTGTACAGATGTCGACGGCGTCTTCACGGCCGACCCGAGAATCGTTCCCAACGCCAGGAAACTCGACGAAATCTCAACCGAAGAGATGCTCGAACTCGCCGCCACCGGCGCCGGCGTGCTCATGGCGCGCTCGGTGGAGTTCGGACGTCGTTTCAACATCCCTATCCACGTGCGGTCTTCGTTCAGCGACGCGCCGGGTACCTGGGTCAAGGAGAAGACCATGGAACAAGCCATCATCAGCGGAATCGCTCACGACAAGTCGGAGGCGAAAGTAACGGTTCATGGAGTTCCGGATCGGCCGGGTATTGCAGCCAGTCTGTTTGAGCCCATGGCGAAGGCTGAGATCAATATCGACATGATCGTTCAGAACGTTTCCATCGACGGCTCGACGGACATCAGCTTCACGGTCCCGAGAGCCATGTCGGCGGTCGCTCTCGGCGTCACCGAGCAGGTCGCAGCCGAGATCGGCGCGGCCGGAGTCGACATCGACAACGACATCGCCAAGGTCTCGCTCGTCGGAGCCGGCATGAAATCGCACCCGGGTGTGGCCGCCAAGGTCTTCAGGGCGTTGAGCAATGCGGACATCAACATCGAGATGATCTCCACGTCGACCATCCGCATCTCCTGCGTCGTTCGGTCGGATCGGGTGGAGGACGCGGTCCGGACCTTGCACGAGGCGTTCGAGGACGAACTGGCCGGAGCGCAAGCCGATGCCTGACAAGAACGTTGCGATTGTCGGGGCGACCGGTGCCGTCGGCAGGGCCATGCTGTCGATTCTGACCGAACGGGATTTCCCCGTGGGGCGACTGCGCCTGATGGCCTCCGCCCGTTCGGCCGGACAGAAGATAGAGACGGTCTGGGGAGAGGTCGAGGTCGAGGATCTGTCCATCGCCGATCCGACGGGAATCGACATCGCTCTCTTTTCGGCCGGCGGTGGTCGGTCCAGGGAGTACGCCCCCGCCTTCGCCGGCGCCGGTGCGGTGGTGATCGACAACTCATCGGCGTTCCGCATGGATGAACGTGTTCCGCTGGTTGTAGCGGGAGTCAACGATCACGCCGCGAGCGCCAACGAGGGCATCATCGCCAATCCGAACTGCACGACCATGACGATGCTCATGGGAGTGGCTCCTCTGCACCGGGCCGCAGGGCTGGTCCGGATGGTCGCCTCGTCGTATCAGGCTGTGTCGGGCTCCGGCAAGACCGGTGTAGACGAACTGTCCCGCCAGATCCGTCTTCTGCAAGCCGACGAGGCGGCCCTCAACGATGGAACCTGGGTGGACCCGGGCGGCGACGTCTACGCCCGCCCGATCGGCTTCAACGTCTTGCCGTTGATAGGTAGTGCGGATCCGCACGGATACACCGACGAGGAGCTGAAACTGCTGAACGAGACGCGCAAGATCCTCGAGGCGCCTGCGATCGAAGCAGAGTCGACCTGCGTCCGCGTGCCGGTCGTGACGGGCCACGGCACGTCCGTTGCGCTGTGGTTTGAACGTCCGGTGGCTCCGGAAGAAGCGGTGCGGCTGATCGACGAAGCACCGGGTGTTCAGGTGTGGCTGGACAGGGTGCCTACTCCGCTCGATGCGGCGGGTACCGATGATGTGCTGGTGGGACGTATCCGGCCGACACTCGACGGCAGGGGCGGACTCAACATCTGGACGGTTGGTGACAACCTGCGCAAGGGCGCAGCCCT of Acidimicrobiia bacterium contains these proteins:
- a CDS encoding peptidylprolyl isomerase, with translation MSHEKRERQKVNRQKRLEAERKAARAKALRRRITQVVILFVIVVIVLGVNSLLSGNDDATADTSTSTTIPASTSTTDSTSTSTTATTAAAGPDVQIPSGYDDYRTLPVACGGTLPDPVEPMTFDAPEDQGIDPSDRVVATIVTSCGDIVLELDPAAAPETVNSFVFLARQGYFTGQAFHRIVEGFMLQGGDPTATGTGNPGYLLPDELASAVSPYPKGTLAMANSGAPGSAGSQFFIMFEDYPLGPSYSVFGRTVDSDATMDAIEALPKEFRGGEQSVPMEGLFIERVDVEVTP
- a CDS encoding aspartate kinase; protein product: MALIVQKYGGTSVADASRLKQVAHRIAATRRAGNQVIVVVSAMGSTTDDLIALADQVNTSPPAREMDMLLTAGERISMALLAMAIHAEGLEAVSFTGSQAGILTSEAHGEAKIEEIRGFRVQESLDEGKVVIVAGFQGVSPRTKEITTLGRGGSDASAVALAAAFGADVCEICTDVDGVFTADPRIVPNARKLDEISTEEMLELAATGAGVLMARSVEFGRRFNIPIHVRSSFSDAPGTWVKEKTMEQAIISGIAHDKSEAKVTVHGVPDRPGIAASLFEPMAKAEINIDMIVQNVSIDGSTDISFTVPRAMSAVALGVTEQVAAEIGAAGVDIDNDIAKVSLVGAGMKSHPGVAAKVFRALSNADINIEMISTSTIRISCVVRSDRVEDAVRTLHEAFEDELAGAQADA
- a CDS encoding aspartate-semialdehyde dehydrogenase; the encoded protein is MPDKNVAIVGATGAVGRAMLSILTERDFPVGRLRLMASARSAGQKIETVWGEVEVEDLSIADPTGIDIALFSAGGGRSREYAPAFAGAGAVVIDNSSAFRMDERVPLVVAGVNDHAASANEGIIANPNCTTMTMLMGVAPLHRAAGLVRMVASSYQAVSGSGKTGVDELSRQIRLLQADEAALNDGTWVDPGGDVYARPIGFNVLPLIGSADPHGYTDEELKLLNETRKILEAPAIEAESTCVRVPVVTGHGTSVALWFERPVAPEEAVRLIDEAPGVQVWLDRVPTPLDAAGTDDVLVGRIRPTLDGRGGLNIWTVGDNLRKGAALNAVQIAELLV